One Clostridia bacterium genomic window, CCGCCGGGTGCGACGGCTCGTCCCCACGAGCCACGGGTGCGTCCGGGTAGGAGATCCAGTCGCTCCAGGACCCGGGGTAGAGGCGCGGCCGTGGCAGGCCAGCGCGGACCATGCCCAGGATGTCGGCGCAGGCGCTCACCCCGGAGCCGCAATAGACGACCACGTCGTCCAGCGGCTCGAACGCTGCGTAATGCGCCCGCAATTCCGCGGGGCTCCGCCAGCGGCCGTCCGCGTCGAAGTTCCGCACGTAGTCGCGGTTGACCGCCCCCGGTATGTGGCCGGCCACGCCGTCGATCGGCTCGATCTCGCCGCGGAACCGTTCGCGCGCGCGAGCATCGACCAGTGCGGCGTGACGCGCTCCGGACTGGATGGCGCGCGACCGTCGCATGACCTCGTCCCGGCTCGCGATCCAATCCTCTCGCGGATTGGGCTGGAAGTCGCCGCGCGGTCGGGAACGCGCCGCCCGCTCGTCCGCATCTCCCGCGGCCACCGCGCCTCCGGATTCCGCCCAGGTCTTGAAACCCCCGTCCAGGACGTGTGCAGCACGATGGCCGAGCCACGTCAGCAGCCACCAGGCCCGTGCCGCGTACGCGGACGCGCCCTGGTCGTAGAAGACGAGAACCGAATCTCCGCTGACGCCGTACCGCCGAAGGGTCTCACCCAGGCGGTCGATGTCCGGGAGCGGGTGGCGGCCCCCGTGCGCGCCGACCGGTCCCGAGAGGTCCTGTTCGAGGTCGAGGTACGCGGCGCCCGGGATGTGGCCGCGCAGGTAGGCCTCGCGCCCTGCATGGGGCGCGGAAAGTTCGAAGCGGACATCGAACAGGAGAAGCCGGTTTCCGTCACTTGTCGTCAGACGTTCCTTCAGCCACTCCACGCTGACGACGGGATCGTTCGGGCTCATCTCCGTCACGACACGACCTCCTTGGGCGCCGCAGGGCGGCGTCCCCTCTGTTCAAGCCATCCTGAGAATCCTTGCCTCGTGCTCTCTTGGCGCCGAAGCGCCACGGCTCCTCCTGCGGGCGCCACCGGGGGCGACACTCCCAAAAGATACCGGAAGAGGAACGTTCCGGCGATCATCGCGGTGATGACAGCTGATCGGGAGGCTGATCCCATG contains:
- a CDS encoding sulfurtransferase, which translates into the protein MSPNDPVVSVEWLKERLTTSDGNRLLLFDVRFELSAPHAGREAYLRGHIPGAAYLDLEQDLSGPVGAHGGRHPLPDIDRLGETLRRYGVSGDSVLVFYDQGASAYAARAWWLLTWLGHRAAHVLDGGFKTWAESGGAVAAGDADERAARSRPRGDFQPNPREDWIASRDEVMRRSRAIQSGARHAALVDARARERFRGEIEPIDGVAGHIPGAVNRDYVRNFDADGRWRSPAELRAHYAAFEPLDDVVVYCGSGVSACADILGMVRAGLPRPRLYPGSWSDWISYPDAPVARGDEPSHPA